A genomic window from Betta splendens chromosome 24, fBetSpl5.4, whole genome shotgun sequence includes:
- the LOC114849598 gene encoding adhesion G-protein coupled receptor F3-like yields MCPRLLIFLIGAVYIYHQALAQEDIYFAELMVESNITLDAQTILSILNATTDLQVTDSQGVTYTVTLLQNELVAECLIIGIDTTCNCSTGYTWSNDVCYNYSCCNDSSCTANVSYITPLCVPKVNVLISGSVMLSAGTWGTSQTALLQAAFQVLNAFQYLNVTGQRQGNSIADFEASVNAIFETSFLQGIVTSLENSLTAVIWVNTLGMVNILYPNSTVCYLSSPILQCTFEEATGSAGWNLTRQDQRFELSNGSVVLLDSLCATPYYKSCIAIKLQLVTGAWEGIYECGFTTGSVRHTARAQLNVALLPDTITMLPSPLIGDCSTKLATDSAGIDFFTIIPNSTETYKVWWSYRGVTQSILYNTSVADTLVYTFTAQPSCQTTLDPQYVNVTFENPKGQQKTARADIPVIYAGSIICTENGTDVFWPNTPAGSTVINRTCAEGRVGYMSRTCIGPTWQPVYDYCINQQLNAILNKANNFLMGLGATQEMAMNIFAELSNNTSYESTDNIADITASITVLNTMAMASSNFVLQENVFPSFIEAASNLLNKTWAAVNETTLYSMSSTYLEAVEVLVERINVNNSQGFYSANIELDFCFTIECNVTVFGIDVSMTKANGILKTAAIKNLMDKLRNGYTNMNPTSLLLSATLQDNNDSSLEISMNFPIDPMNKTTPFCVFWNFTKQDWSNVGCTSYTSDDNHTLCECNHLTSFSVLMSKGEIPVYGPALDMITNVGLAVSILSLLIFLTVECLVWSAVVKSNLSHFRHTAMVNIATFLLLADISFLASTSPSSISESSCLLFTICKHLFYLAMFCWMLCLSVMLVHQLIFVFSPLRKRVFMFISSIVGYALPILIVGSSYVYYKYTNTAYYNRQTCWLIYVRLLVGSMHAFLLPVAAILFTNLFCMIVVIVTLVKSSVPDASKADDKETAKSIMKVVIILTPVFGVTWIFGYFQLILNQDNPLYAPICFSFTIFNCFQGLFILITGCFAEQKVREELLKKIMVKFKGHSDSTKNLTTTTYTKDK; encoded by the exons GCCCTTGCACAAG AGGATATCTACTTTGCCGAACTGATGGTAGAGAGTAATATCACTCTGGACGCCCAGACCATCCTGTCAATTCTAAATGCAACAACTGATCTCCAAGTGACCGATAGCCAAGGAGTCACCTACACAGTGACACTGTTACAGAATGAACTGGTAGCAG AGTGCCTGATTATCGGAATCGACACTACCTGCAACTGCTCTACTGGCTACACATGGAGCAACGATGTGTGCTACAATTACAGTTGTTGTAATGATAGTTCTTGCACAGCAAATGTGTCCTACATAACACCACTCTGCGTTCCCAAAGTCAATG TGCTAATCAGTGGATCAGTTATGCTGAGTGCAGGCACCTGGGGTACATCTCAGACAGCCCTG CTTCAAGCTGCCTTCCAAGTACTGAATGCTTTTCAATACCTAAACGTTACTGGCCAGAG GCAGGGTAATAGCATTGCTGATTTTGAGGCCTCTGTCAACGCCATATTTGAAACATCTTTCCTTCAAGGAATAGTGACTTCCCTAGAAAACAGTTTGACAGCTGTAATTTGGGTCAACACCTTAG GAATGGTCAACATACTCTACCCAAACAGTACTGTGTGCTACCTGTCCAGCCCAATATTGCAGTGCACCTTCGAAGAGGCAACAGGCAGTGCTGGCTGGAACTTGACCAGGCAGGACCAGCGCTTTGAACTCAGCAATGGCAGCGTGGTCCTCCTTGACTCCCTCTGTGCCACACCTTACTACAAGTCCTGTATAGCAATAAAGCTTCAGCTGGTGACAGGCGCCTGGGAAG GTATATATGAATGTGGATTCACCACTGGGTCAGTGAGACACACGGCCAGGGCACAACTGAATGTGGCACTCCTCCCTGATACCATCACCATGCTGCCAAGTCCTCTGATTGGGGACTGTTCCACTAAGTTGGCCACTGACAGTGCTGGCATTGACTTCTTTACCATTATCccaaacagcacagagacctaTAAGGTCTGGTGGAGCTACAGGGGTGTAACGCAGAGCATTCTATATAACAcat ctgttGCAGACACCCTGGTCTATACTTTCACAGCACAGCCCAGCTGTCAGACAACACTTGATCCACAGTATGTTAATGTGACTTTTGAAAATCCCAAGGGGCAACAAAAAACCGCAAGAGCCGATATCCCAGTCATTTATG CTGGAAGCATAATTTGTACTGAGAATGGGACAGATGTCTTTTGGCCAAATACACCAGCTGGATCCACAGTGATTAATCGAACATGCGCAGAGGGCAGAGTGGGCTACATGTCACGTACATGTATTGGCCCTACATGGCAGCCAGTCTATGACTACTGCATCAACCAGCAGCTGAACGCTATTTTAAATAAAGCAAAT AACTTTCTGATGGGACTGGGGGCCACCCAGGAGATGGCTATGAATATATTTGCGGAACTTAGTAACAACACCTCCTATGAGTCCACTGACAACATCGCAGACATTACTGCATCGATTACCGTTTTAAATACTATGGCCATGGCATCATCCAATTTTGTGTTGCAAGAGAATGTATTTCCA TCATTCATAGAGGCAGCAAGCAATTTGTTAAACAAGACCTGGGCAGCAGTCAACGAAACTACTCTTTATTCCATGTCATCAACGTACCTCGAGGCTGTGGAGGTTTTGGTGGAGCGTATCAATGTCAACAACAGCCAAGGATTCTACAGTGCAAACATCGAACTTGACTTCTGCTTCACTATTGAATGTAATGTGACTGTGTTTGGCATTGATGTGAGCATGACCAAGGCCAACGGGATACTGAAAACTGCTGCTATTAAAAATCTAATGGATAAATTAAGAAATGGCTACACAAACATGAACCCAACCAGCCTCCTGTTATCAGCCACACTGCAGGACAACAATGATTCATCTTTGGAAATTTCAATGAACTTCCCCATTGACCcaatgaacaaaacaacaccTTTCTGCGTCTTCTGGAACTTCACAAAACAGGACTGGTCAAATGTAGGATGCACCTCCTACACTAGTGATGACAATCATACGCTGTGTGAGTGCAACCATCTCACTTCATTCTCAGTCCTCATGTCCAAGGGGGAGATCCCTGTATATGGTCCCGCTCTAGACATGATCACCAACGTGGGCCTGGCTGTGTCCATCTTATCCCTGCTGATCTTCCTCACTGTTGAGTGTCTCGTCTGGTCGGCCGTAGTCAAGAGCAACCTTTCGCATTTCCGTCACACAGCTATGGTGAACATCGCCACGTTCCTCCTACTTGCTGACATTAGTTTCCTGGCTTCCACGTCACCCAGCAGCATCTCTGAGAGCTCGTGTCTCCTTTTTACCATATGCAAACACCTGTTTTATTTGGCCATGTTTTGCTGGATGCTGTGTCTGAGCGTCATGCTCGTCCACCAGCTCATCTTTGTCTTCAGCCCGCTGAGGAAAAGAGttttcatgttcatttccaGCATTGTGGGCTACGCTCTCCCAATCCTAATAGTGGGATCCAGCTATGTGTACTACAAGTACACCAATACCGCCTACTATAATAGGCAAACATGCTGGCTAATTTATGTGAGACTCCTGGTGGGCTCGATGCATGCTTTTCTCCTACCTGTGGCGGCAATTCTTTTCACAAATCTCTTCTGTATGATCGTCGTCATTGTTACACTGGTGAAGTCGTCAGTCCCGGATGCCAGCAAAGCAGATGACAAAGAAACTGCCAAAAGCATCATGAAGGTGGTGATCATTTTAACACCAGTCTTCGGTGTGACATGGATCTTTGGCTACTTTCAGCTCATATTGAATCAAGACAACCCCTTGTATGCTCCTATTTGCTTCAGTTTCACTATCTTCAATTGCTTCCAG ggcctttttattttgataaCAGGATgctttgcagagcagaag GTCCGAGAAGAGCTGTTGAAGAAGATAATG GTTAAATTCAAAGGACATAGTGACAGCACAAAGAATTTGACTACAACCACatacacaaaagacaaatga